A stretch of Ipomoea triloba cultivar NCNSP0323 chromosome 11, ASM357664v1 DNA encodes these proteins:
- the LOC115996446 gene encoding probable ADP-ribosylation factor GTPase-activating protein AGD15 has translation MNEKATVSMELNVKHTKILEGLLRLPENMECADCRNRAPSWASVNLGIFICMQCSGIHRNLGVHISEVRSTTLDTWLPDQIAFMQSMGNEKANSYWEALLPPDSDRSDIEEFIQAKYQEKKWVSEDAELINMISERHSNCDKATEGGARIPRRARKYSLEEEILDANMSQIASTTRLRWASVDMSHMTDKLIIESPPNDNSLEKQPSITSDTATDLFSLLYAPEVKQDRVVVPASRWATFE, from the exons ATGAACGAGAAGGCTACCGTTTCCATGGAACTAAATGTTAAACACACAAAG ATACTAGAGGGACTTCTCAGGCTTCCAGAAAATATGGAATGTGCTGATTGTCGGAACAG gGCCCCAAGTTGGGCAAGCGTCAACCTTGGAATATTCATATGCATGCAATGCTCGGGAATTCACCGTAATCTTGGAGTACATATTTCAGAG GTGAGGTCTACAACTCTAGATACATGGCTGCCTGATCAGATTGCATTCATGCAAT CTATGGGGAATGAGAAGGCAAATAGTTATTGGGAAGCATTGTTACCACCAGACAGCGATAGAAGTGATATTGAAGAATTCATACAAGCCAA GTACCAGGAAAAAAAATGGGTTTCTGAAGATGCTGaactaattaatatgattagtGAAAGGCATTCAAACTGTGACAAAGCAACAGAAGGTGGAGCTAGAATTCCAAGGAGAGCAAGAAAGTATTCTTTGGAGGAGGAAATTCTTGACGCAAACATGTCACAAATTGCTTCAACAACAAGACTTCGCTGG GCTTCTGTAGACATGAGTCACATGACggataaattaattattgaatctCCTCCAAATGATAACAGTCTTGAAAAGCAACCATCAATAACGAGTGACACTGCAACAGATCTCTTCAGTTTGCTTTATGCCCCAGAGGTTAAGCAAGATCGCGTTGTAGTACCTGCATCCCGCTGGGCTACATTTGAGT GA